In Musa acuminata AAA Group cultivar baxijiao chromosome BXJ2-3, Cavendish_Baxijiao_AAA, whole genome shotgun sequence, the following proteins share a genomic window:
- the LOC103979233 gene encoding uncharacterized protein LOC103979233 isoform X2 → MSSRFPQIKQLVVVLFSQRSRQMHNGSCPPPFLQVLGPAAPSAPPYLACHGGHSTNGEAVMFLLHVFTFLSFLLTVLHLVSFLLTKLFTFLLERAAATEEQIRDSHLIYRDEIQPVDDDSYSGIGDFAAGIFSREDSLLFFYNQRVVNDTLLVGQEKGSNQQQNLLEVDESFVAESWYGSPLDHPEELGVDVPADDVTEPSDVAHPITYDGTDRDEDVHGDAYQNNKNEEEEEEEFSSKELRLEEDKESSGGSLTGTDFSSKSSTGWRNVALFRDSETECLFSSSSQRSSSHWETYTSFRRYDEERLLFDRFSAQKLTETESFRSIKFQPRSMSERLVHRLTTPKKEEGGRDPYQELEAAYVAQICLAWEALNWNYNNIRQRSATGDGERASCTVCVAQQFQQFQVLLQRFIENEPCERGRRPEVFARTRISSPKLLQVPEFRADEGKEDVISSTEFLAILVDVIRTFLNFLQADKENPCQMLKAFIKRKSSSANSTLLHVLRRANKKKKMRLKDIMKRRRCLERQRSNGDEETDVLMGLIDMKIVSRILRMPEISQEQLRWCEKKMTRVRIWDGKVLRDSSPLPFPVH, encoded by the exons ATGTCATCCCGCTTTCCTCAGATAAAGCAGTTGGTCGTCGTGCTCTTTAGCCAGCGTTCACGGCAAATGCACAACGGCAGCTGCCCTCCTCCCTTCCTCCAAGTGCTTGGACCGGCAGCTCCCAGTGCACCGCCCTATCTCGCTTGCCATGGAGGCCACTCCACCAACGGCGAGGCTGTGATGTTTCTCCTCCATGTCTTCACCTTTCTCAGCTTCCTCCTCACTGTCCTCCATCTCGTTTCCTTCCTCCTCACCAAGCTGTTCACGTTTCTCCTTGAAAGAGCAGCCGCGACCGAGGAACAGATCAG GGATTCACATCTCATCTATCGAGATGAGATCCAGCCCGTAGACGATGACAGCTACTCCGGCATCGGAGACTTCGCTGCCGGCATCTTCAGCAGAGAAGACAGTCTCCTCTTTTTCTACAACCAAAGGGTGGTCAACGATACCCTACTTGTCGGACAAGAAAAGGGTTCCAATCAGCAACAGAACCTCTTGGAAGTTGATGAAAGCTTTGTCGCGGAATCTTGGTACGGTTCCCCTCTCGATCATCCTGAGGAGCTCGGAGTTGATGTACCGGCGGACGATGTCACAGAACCATCGGATGTTGCACATCCAATCACATATGATGGGACTGACAGAG ATGAAGATGTTCACGGAGACGCATACCAAAATAATaagaacgaggaggaggaggaggaggagttctcGAGCAAAGAGTTACGGCTGGAAGAAGACAAGGAATCGTCGGGTGGTTCTCTCACAGGTACTGACTTTTCATCCAAGAGCTCTACGGGGTGGAGAAACGTTGCGCTCTTCAGGGATTCGGAGACGGAgtgtctcttctcctcttcctcacaGAGAAGCTCTTCCCATTGGGAAACCTATACGTCGTTCCGAAGGTACGATGAGGAGAGACTGTTGTTCGACAGATTCAGTGCACAAAAACTCACGGAAACAG AATCATTTAGGTCCATAAAGTTCCAACCACGATCGATGTCGGAAAGGTTAGTTCACAGGCTTACCACACCGAAGAAGGAGGAGGGAGGCAGAGACCCATATCAAGAATTGGAGGCAGCTTATGTAGCTCAGATTTGCTTGGCATGGGAAGCTCTAAACTGGAATTACAACAACATCCGGCAAAGGAGTGCCACCGGAGACGGTGAGCGCGCCTCTTGCACTGTATGCGTAGCTCAGCAATTCCAACAGTTTCAGGTCCTCTTGCAGCGGTTCATAGAAAATGAGCCCTGCGAGCGTGGTCGGAGGCCCGAAGTGTTTGCTCGAACGAGGATTTCCTCTCCCAAATTGCTCCAAGTTCCTGAGTTCCGTG CTGATGAAGGTAAAGAAGACGTGATTTCGTCCACCGAGTTTTTGGCGATTCTGGTGGATGTGATTCGAACCTTCCTGAACTTCCTTCAGGCAGACAAGGAGAATCCTTGCCAAATGCTTAAAGCATTCATCAAGAGGAAATCAAGCTCCGCGAATTCTACTCTTCTTCATGTGCTCAGAAGGGCTAATAAGAAA aagaagatgaggcTCAAGGATATAATGAAGCGAAGGAGGTGCCTGGAAAGGCAGAGGTCGAATGGAGACGAAGAGACCGATGTACTGATGGGCTTAATAGACATGAAGATCGTGTCCAGGATTCTGAGGATGCCTGAGATCAGCCAAGAGCAGTTACGGTGGTGCGAGAAGAAGATGACCAGAGTAAGAATATGGGATGGAAAGGTCCTGAGAGATTCCTCCCCGTTGCCTTTCCCTGTTCACTGA
- the LOC103979606 gene encoding transcription factor MYB62, translating to MSDKRGSSGKHEEMELRRGPWTLEEDTLLMHYITCHGEGRWNLLAKCSGLKRTGKSCRLRWLNYLKPDVKRGNLSPEEQLLILELHSKWGNRWSRIAQHLPGRTDNEIKNYWRTRVQKQARQLKVDPNSSMFRDALQCYWTPRLREQIIGSSQTLRSVDANANTTTATDQAHQVLQSCGSYELPEPESRSLSTSSCSVVLSQLPVDLSEFPSGPSDELSGVTFDPFSSVCSMNDFYNLDTWDIAPVSASAPSHSASDHSNNVGDSLWSMDDLYDMSKTYESAAETKVPFADNSQVVKYISPSK from the exons ATGTCGGACAAAAGGGGGTCATCCGGTAAACATGAGGAGATGGAGCTAAGGAGAGGCCCTTGGACTCTGGAGGAGGACACGCTCCTCATGCACTATATTACTTGTCATGGCGAAGGCCGCTGGAATCTCCTGGCTAAGTGCTCAG GCTTGAAGAGAACCGGGAAGAGTTGTCGGCTGAGGTGGTTGAATTACTTGAAGCCCGATGTGAAGCGAGGTAACCTCTCCCCCGAAGAACAGCTACTGATCCTCGAACTCCATTCCAAGTGGGGAAATAG gtgGTCTAGAATTGCACAACATCTTCCAGGGAGAACAGACAATGAGATAAAGAACTACTGGAGGACTCGAGTGCAGAAGCAGGCGAGGCAGCTCAAGGTTGATCCCAACAGCTCCATGTTTCGAGATGCCCTGCAATGCTACTGGACGCCAAGGTTGCGTGAGCAGATCATAGGATCTTCTCAAACCCTGCGATCTGTAGATGCCAACGCCAACACTACAACAGCTACTGATCAAGCTCATCAAGTTCTTCAAAGTTGCGGGTCGTATGAGCTACCGGAACCGGAGAGTCGCAGCCTCAGCACCTCATCCTGCTCCGTCGTGCTCTCGCAACTCCCGGTAGACTTGTCCGAGTTCCCATCAGGACCATCAGATGAGCTCAGTGGCGTCACGTTCGATCCATTCTCCAGCGTCTGCTCCATGAACGATTTCTACAACCTTGACACCTGGGACATAGCACCCGTGTCCGCATCAGCCCCTAGCCATTCGGCCTCTGATCACAGCAACAACGTTGGTGATAGCTTGTGGAGCATGGATGATCTATATGACATGTCCAAAACCTACGAGAGTGCAGCAGAAACTAAGGTTCCTTTTGCTGATAACTCTCAGGTAGTAAAGTATATATCACCGTCGAAGTGA
- the LOC103979233 gene encoding uncharacterized protein LOC103979233 isoform X1, whose translation MSSRFPQIKQLVVVLFSQRSRQMHNGSCPPPFLQVLGPAAPSAPPYLACHGGHSTNGEAVMFLLHVFTFLSFLLTVLHLVSFLLTKLFTFLLERAAATEEQIRDSHLIYRDEIQPVDDDSYSGIGDFAAGIFSREDSLLFFYNQRVVNDTLLVGQEKGSNQQQNLLEVDESFVAESWYGSPLDHPEELGVDVPADDVTEPSDVAHPITYDGTDRDEDVHGDAYQNNKNEEEEEEEFSSKELRLEEDKESSGGSLTGTDFSSKSSTGWRNVALFRDSETECLFSSSSQRSSSHWETYTSFRRYDEERLLFDRFSAQKLTETESFRSIKFQPRSMSERLVHRLTTPKKEEGGRDPYQELEAAYVAQICLAWEALNWNYNNIRQRSATGDGERASCTVCVAQQFQQFQVLLQRFIENEPCERGRRPEVFARTRISSPKLLQVPEFREADEGKEDVISSTEFLAILVDVIRTFLNFLQADKENPCQMLKAFIKRKSSSANSTLLHVLRRANKKKKMRLKDIMKRRRCLERQRSNGDEETDVLMGLIDMKIVSRILRMPEISQEQLRWCEKKMTRVRIWDGKVLRDSSPLPFPVH comes from the exons ATGTCATCCCGCTTTCCTCAGATAAAGCAGTTGGTCGTCGTGCTCTTTAGCCAGCGTTCACGGCAAATGCACAACGGCAGCTGCCCTCCTCCCTTCCTCCAAGTGCTTGGACCGGCAGCTCCCAGTGCACCGCCCTATCTCGCTTGCCATGGAGGCCACTCCACCAACGGCGAGGCTGTGATGTTTCTCCTCCATGTCTTCACCTTTCTCAGCTTCCTCCTCACTGTCCTCCATCTCGTTTCCTTCCTCCTCACCAAGCTGTTCACGTTTCTCCTTGAAAGAGCAGCCGCGACCGAGGAACAGATCAG GGATTCACATCTCATCTATCGAGATGAGATCCAGCCCGTAGACGATGACAGCTACTCCGGCATCGGAGACTTCGCTGCCGGCATCTTCAGCAGAGAAGACAGTCTCCTCTTTTTCTACAACCAAAGGGTGGTCAACGATACCCTACTTGTCGGACAAGAAAAGGGTTCCAATCAGCAACAGAACCTCTTGGAAGTTGATGAAAGCTTTGTCGCGGAATCTTGGTACGGTTCCCCTCTCGATCATCCTGAGGAGCTCGGAGTTGATGTACCGGCGGACGATGTCACAGAACCATCGGATGTTGCACATCCAATCACATATGATGGGACTGACAGAG ATGAAGATGTTCACGGAGACGCATACCAAAATAATaagaacgaggaggaggaggaggaggagttctcGAGCAAAGAGTTACGGCTGGAAGAAGACAAGGAATCGTCGGGTGGTTCTCTCACAGGTACTGACTTTTCATCCAAGAGCTCTACGGGGTGGAGAAACGTTGCGCTCTTCAGGGATTCGGAGACGGAgtgtctcttctcctcttcctcacaGAGAAGCTCTTCCCATTGGGAAACCTATACGTCGTTCCGAAGGTACGATGAGGAGAGACTGTTGTTCGACAGATTCAGTGCACAAAAACTCACGGAAACAG AATCATTTAGGTCCATAAAGTTCCAACCACGATCGATGTCGGAAAGGTTAGTTCACAGGCTTACCACACCGAAGAAGGAGGAGGGAGGCAGAGACCCATATCAAGAATTGGAGGCAGCTTATGTAGCTCAGATTTGCTTGGCATGGGAAGCTCTAAACTGGAATTACAACAACATCCGGCAAAGGAGTGCCACCGGAGACGGTGAGCGCGCCTCTTGCACTGTATGCGTAGCTCAGCAATTCCAACAGTTTCAGGTCCTCTTGCAGCGGTTCATAGAAAATGAGCCCTGCGAGCGTGGTCGGAGGCCCGAAGTGTTTGCTCGAACGAGGATTTCCTCTCCCAAATTGCTCCAAGTTCCTGAGTTCCGTG AAGCTGATGAAGGTAAAGAAGACGTGATTTCGTCCACCGAGTTTTTGGCGATTCTGGTGGATGTGATTCGAACCTTCCTGAACTTCCTTCAGGCAGACAAGGAGAATCCTTGCCAAATGCTTAAAGCATTCATCAAGAGGAAATCAAGCTCCGCGAATTCTACTCTTCTTCATGTGCTCAGAAGGGCTAATAAGAAA aagaagatgaggcTCAAGGATATAATGAAGCGAAGGAGGTGCCTGGAAAGGCAGAGGTCGAATGGAGACGAAGAGACCGATGTACTGATGGGCTTAATAGACATGAAGATCGTGTCCAGGATTCTGAGGATGCCTGAGATCAGCCAAGAGCAGTTACGGTGGTGCGAGAAGAAGATGACCAGAGTAAGAATATGGGATGGAAAGGTCCTGAGAGATTCCTCCCCGTTGCCTTTCCCTGTTCACTGA